The Apium graveolens cultivar Ventura chromosome 10, ASM990537v1, whole genome shotgun sequence nucleotide sequence ccattccattttcgctagcaaattttaaaacaatttctacaccaattctatatttcggggtcaatgaaattttatcgctttgcaattgattaccaatccaacttcgatcaatggtttacatctacaataatattttttaaaattaaaaaaaaacatatttaacaaataatttatcattaatctcatatttattcatgtatttcataaaacacacaaacacacacactataattacaataaatgaaactaaattacaaattatctactaccaaacttcaattctcacaacaaacattatatacaaaattaaaaacattaaatacatacaacaacatttaatacatacaccaccaacataaacacacacacacattattacaaaatatggaaataacttacaattttctgaaactcctccacttcaatcctttgtttttttaattttttggccaaaatcaagaaataagggatataacaaaaaaaataaaaaaataggtTAAAACTAACCGTCAGCGGTCGGTTTTAGTCAGAAGAATAAAACGACACCATTTTCTCTATAACGGGTACtttttttgtactttaaattaattttttattattctacaaaaccAACCACCATATATGGTCGGTTTTAACCTGCAGAATTTGTGGATATAACCGACCACATGTAGGTGGTCGGTTTTAAAAGTGACACATCAGCAAAACGGTGTCATTTTGTTTTCAATAAAACCAACCACCAGTGGATGGTCGGTTTTATGTGTGCCACATCATCGATACGGTGTCGTTTAGTTGGCATATAACCGACCACTGACGTCGGTCAGTTTTAAGGTGACCAAATTGACGTTGGTCGGTTATGTCCGGTCGGTTTTACCCAGTTTTCTTGTAGTTTAAGCCTATACTTATTATTAACAACCACGATTTGAATAAGAGAAAAGACAGGAGAAGTTGGAGAAAAAAGAGGAATGATGGAGGATAAGAAGAGAAAAAACAGCAAGATCATGATCATCTTATCGGCACCAAAGAAACACACCAGCCTCGGATAAACACAAGAGTAGTAGAAGAACAATCACGAGGGATTCAACATCAAAAAACCCACGAGCCAAGCACTTATGTCGATCTTAGTTATTCATGTAAATCATATTCAAGTAGTCTAGATACAAGCTCGTGTAACCTCAATCACCATTCTACTGAATTTTACTTTTGGTTGGGTACTCATTCCCACCCGCGGTTTTTTCCCGTTCTCGAGTTTTCCGCGTCAATAATTCTCGGTGTTGTTCACATTTATTTTCCTTAATAATTCATCAAGGTTCATAGTAGATTAAATTAATCAAACTTAGCATTTAACCCACTTAATTCGGTAAAAACAATTGGCGCCGTCTGTGAGAATTCTTCCTAAGGATTTGATTAACACATTACGATGGAAAGCGACAGAGATCGAGTCACGAATCGAGAAGGAGAAGCTGAGAATAGCAGAGAGATGGCTGCGACGTAGAAACAGTTGCAAGATGAAATGGAGAAGATGTGTTGGGAAAATGAAGCATTGAAGAAGGAACTCATTACGGCTAAATCGAGAACCAAAACTGCGACAAAGAAAACCATCCCAAGCGTAATCAGACGTTTGAACATGGATGAAGCAGAAGATTACAACCAAAATAGAGGGCCAACAAATGGAACGGGCGATGTTATTGACGTAAAAGACATGGAGGATGTACCAAATAACAAAGATGACATGGAAAGGAGATATGACAAGCAACGATATGATGATCGTGATGATCGACAAGGAGAGACTGACAGGAGAAGATCACGTCACAAAAGTACAAGGTCCAAGAATCAAGTCGCAGAAGAATTTAGAAAAGAACTACAAGAAATGAGGGATTTGATTGAAAGGAAACCTGGCATCCCAAAACCGTTGGAAAGGCCAACCCCAACAAGCTACGCTGATTCCCATTTTCATGGTAATATCGCCTTGGTAGAAATACCAAAACATTTCACGGTACCACAAATGAGGCCGTATGATGGAACTAGTGATCCCCTGGAGCACGTTGCACAATACAAACAACGAATGTTCACAGTACCAATTACACGAGACTTGAAAGAGGCTTGTATGTGTAAGGGTTTTGGTTCAACACTATCAGGACCAGCTTTGCAATGGTTCGTGAACCTTCCACAAGGAAGCATCAAGACGTTCGCTGATTTGATAGATGCATTCAACTTACAGTTTACAAGCAGTCGGGTGTTCGAGAAGAAAACAAGTGATTTGTATAAAATTGTCCAACGAAGTAGGGAGCCTTTGCGTGATTACCTGACGAGATTCAACAGGGAGAAGGTAACCATCACCAATTGTGACGTCCCTACAGCTATCGAAGCATTCGGGCGGGGATTAGAACGAGAATCTCCACTCTACGAAGAATTGACAAAGTACCCATGTTGAACAAGGGACGATGTACAAGCCAAAGCCATGGCACAAGTAAGATTGAAAGAAGACAAAATGGAGGAGGATGAGAAGTAGTACAAGCCGTCAAGAAAAATTATGACACCAAGGTCCAAGGATTACAAGCCATAAACTAGACCTAACAGAGACAAAGTACATGTTAACTCGACACGAGAGTCTAATGAATGGAAAAGGGAGGAACGCGGAGACTGGAGGAAGGACCCAAATCTGCCACCAACTTACGACAACTATGTCTTCACGATAACGCCTTCAGCCATGATGATGGAATTTACCAAATTGGGAGGTATAGTAAAGTGGCCAGTAAAGAGCAATAAACCTAAAGCAAGCCCGGATTCTAAACTATGGCAGGACTATCATGGAGATTACGGACACAAGGCTTATGACTGTGTGGCCTTGCGAAAAGAACTACAATTTCTGACCAGGAAAGGGTATCTTACGGAATTCATGACGTCAAAGAAGACATCTTATGTTGGAAATGACGTGTCTCCGAGAAGTAACAACGTGACACCACTAAGACAGCCACCGCCTCCACCACATCACAAGGTGATCAACTTCATCTCAGGAGGGTCAGATATATGCGGAGTAATATATTCACAGGCTAAGAGAGCATCCAAAGAAACAGACATACGAGTCACACAAGTGGGGATTAGAAATGATAATATGCCATCCTTAATATTTAATGAATCAGACAAAAAGAACATACGAGAACCACAACAAGACGGACTAGTCATCTCACTACACGTGGGAAATTGCTTAATTAAAAGGATATTGGTGGACAATGGGAATGGTGCCAACATCATGATGCTTAGCACGTTGACACAAATAGGATTGGCAGAAAGTGACATGATCAAGAGGTCGACAACATTGGTTGGGTTTAGTGGTGAGACAAAACGCACATTGGGGGAGATCACGTTGCCAACATATGCCCAAGGGGTCAATCTCCTGGAAAAGTTTTGCATAATTGATGTGGACTCGAGTTACAACATAATCATGAGAAGACCGTGGATGCACAACCTGAAGGCGGTACCATCAACATATCATCAAGTATTAAAATTTCCAACACCATGGGGAACTTAGAAAATAAAAGGGGACTAAAATATGGCTTGGGACTGCTATATGACATATCTGAAACCAACCATCCAACATCATGGAAATGAGACGCCTGTAGCTACAATAACAGGACCGGAATGATTAACTGAGATAGATCTGAAGACGGGAGACAAGAAGGTATTGATAGGTGAAGACCTCTCTCCAACGATCGAAGCCAATTTAGTAAATTTCTTAACCACAAAGTTGGGCGCTTTTACATGAGAACATGGAGACATAACGGGAATCGATTCAAATATCATTACATACAAGCAAAACGTGGTTCCTAGTTACACACCCGTCCAACAAAAATGAAGGAAGTTTGCATCTGAGAGAAACAAGATAATAAATGACGAGGTGGAAAGACTCATCAAGGCTGGCATGATTAAAGAAGTTTATTACCTTGAGTGGCTAGCAAATGTCGTCATCATGCAGAAGAAAAATGGGAAATGGAGAGTTTGTGTCGATTACACAGATTTGAACAAGGCATGTCCTAAAGACCTCTATCCATTGCCTCACATCGACACCATAGTGGATTCGACGACTGGTCACGAACTACTCACGTTCCTGGATGCGTCAAGTGGCTTTAATCAAATCCAAATGGAGCCGCTAACTGCGAAAAAATCGCGTTTATAACAGACATGAGGATATATTGTTATTTGGCCATGCCATTCGGATTAAGAAATGACGGGGCTACATTTCAAAGACTTGTCAACAAAATGTTTAAAGATCAAATAGGACAGACGATGGAAGTGTACATTGATGACATGGTCGTCAAATCTGTTAGTGCGGAAAATCATGTACGAGATCTTCAAGAAGTATTCGATATATTAAGGTTCTACAACATGAAGTTGAACCCATCCAAATGTAACTTTGTTGTGTCGTCAGGAAAGTTCTTTGGACATATGGTGACAAGAAGAAGAATTAAAGCAAGTCCAGAACAAATTAAGGCGATCTTCGAATTGAAAAGTCCATCGAATGTCCAAAACGTACGAAAATTAAAAGGACGAGTTGCAGCCTTGAACATGTTCATTTCACGTTCGTCAGACAGGTGCAAGCTTTTTTATGACGTGTTGAGAAATAATAAAGGATTCTTATGGACTGAAAGACATGAGATCACTTTAAGTGACTTGAAGAGGTGTCTGACTACACCACCACTTCTGTCCAAACCCACTCGAGGGGAAGACTTGTACGTGTATTTGTTTGTAACTGATCATGCAGTAAGTGGCGTTCTTGTTAAAGAAAATAAAGGTGTCCAGTCGCCTACGTATTACGTCAGCAAAAGCCTAATAGACGCAGAAACAAGGTACACATCTATTGAAAAGTTAGTACTTGCATTAGCTATGACTTCCATTAAGTTGAGGCATTATTTTGAGTAACATAAGATACATGTCATGACGAACTTCCCTTTGAGGAACGTCTTAAGTAAACCTGATTTCACGGGGAGAATGGCAAAATGGGCAATACGACTAAGTACTTATGACATCACGTATGACACGAGAACTGCTATAAAATCACAAGCTTTAGCTAATTTTGTGCCTGATTTTAGTCCAAGCGAAATGAAAGATGCTGAACAGGAGTTTTAGCAAGTTCTTTCACAAGAAGACGTGAAGCCTTGGACATTGTATACAGATGGTGCATCTAATGTCAATGGAATGGGATTGGGACTTGTCCTCAAATCAACACAGGGGGATATGATAGCCCAATCGGTATGCTGTGACTTCCAAGCCACGAACAATGAAGCTGAGTATGGGGCATTAATCATGGGACTCATAATCGCTAAAGATATGAAGATAAAAAATATTGATGCTAATTGTGATTCGTTGCTTATTGTAAATCATGTCAAGGGCTCCTATGAAGCCAAAGACTCTAAAATGCTGGCTTACCTCGACATAACAAAAGGACTAACCAACTATTTCGACAACTTCAGCAAACAACAAGTCCCAAGGGAGAATAATGTGCAAGCTGATGTATTGGCTGGATTGGGAGCTGTGTTAAAAAACATAGACCTCAATAACATCCGAGTAGTCCACATCGTGAAGCCCGCTATGGAAAGACTAGCTCTTGGGACAGAAACAATGACTCTTGATCAACATGATGATGACACCAGTGTGGATGTagaaaactggataaagagatTCAAGGATTACTTATAATTTGAAACAGTTCCAGCCAACAACAATGAAGCAAGGGTTCTCAGGATGAAGGCGTCAAGGTTTACGATTATAGATGGGGAGTTATTCAAAAAATCTTCCACAAGGCTGCTACAAAGATGTCTGCAAAGGCATGAAGCATACTTGGTGCTAAGGGATGCACACGAAGGAGAATGCGGGAATTATACTAATAGAAGAAATCTGTCCTTGAAAATTTTACGCTTGGGATACTATTGGACGACACTAAGACAGGATGCACTAGACTATTCAAAAAAATGTAACGCTTGTCAACGACATGCACCTGTCATACATCAACCATCTGAGCAGCTTCACACGTCCATTCCATCTTGGCATTTCATGAAATGGGGAATGGGCATTGTGGGAAAAATGCCACCAGCACAAGAAAAAAGGTGTTTATGTTAGCTATGACTGATTATTTCTCAAAATGGATTGAGGCGGAGGCATTCAAGCAAGTAACGTCAAAGGAAGTGATTTCattcataaaaagaaatattctCTGCAAGTTTGGCGTACCATCTGAAATCATTTATGACAATAGATCACAATTCATCAGTGACAAGACTGAAGCATTTTGCAAATGTTGGAACATTGGTTTGATTAAGTCGACGCCAAGATACCCTCAAGCCAATGGACAAGCTGAGTCAAGCAACAAGATTTTAATCAACAACTTAAAAAGACGGTTGATGAATTGCAAAGGAAAGTGGGCTGAAGAGTTGCCTTGGGTGTTGTGGTCAGATAGAACAACTCCAAAGACGTCTACAGGGCAGACACCATACAGTCTAGTCTATGGCACCGAAGTTGTGTTACCAACAGAGGTCATGATACCAACGGCAAGATATGGAATCTTGACAAATGATGTGAATAATGCAGAATTATCATATGACAAGGACACAGTAGATGAGCTGAGCTAAATGGCAAAGATTAGAGTGGCTGCTTATCAACAAAGAGTGGCCAATGTCTATAATAAACATGTTCACATAAGGATTTTTTGTGTTGGTGACATGGTACTGAGAAAAACAATTTAGAACATGATGGACATGACATCGGGGAAGTTTGATGACACTTGGGAAGGCCCTTACTTCATAGATGTTGTCATGGGACGAGGGGCTTACCGACTGTCCAGTATGGATGGAACGCAGATACCAAGAGCTTGACACACTTCGCACCTAAAACTTTATCATGTGTAAAGTTTTCTATCTCATCTTTTCAAATATCTATTTTTAGAAGTCGTGGATCAATAAGTCGATTAGGACATAGTTAATATTCGATTAGTCATTTGTGTTTGGCATGACATTGTGTGCTACTTGGTATCATTTGCTTTTGGTAAATCATTTATGCAAGATCAATTCTATGATTCAATTCACAGCAAATTACTTTATTGTGCAATGTGATTATGCTCTCGAATTGAGAATTATTTAGGTAATATATATAAGTTTATGCTTGTAGATTCTATTTGCGTTTGCACTTTAATTCTATAAAATTTTACAACATTACTCTATGATTGTGTAAAAttaaattctgaaatggctgaTCACCCAGTTACAAATTTTTACTGATTTGCAAGTGTCGTATGTACTTGATTAATTCAGTTGACAATAAGAGCGCTATGACGTCCCTTACGAAAATTGCAATATAAAACTGCAATATTTACGTACCTATATGACATTCTACGAATTTATACATGTAATAATTTGGTGTGTTTCAAGAGGGAACAAGGCAAGGCCTTTTAACCACCCTACAAGTGCATGCACCAACCTATGTTAACGAAATGACGTGTTAATGATTTTTATCAACAAAAGTATACATTTTTACAATGAAAAATGATGACATATATTAACATTTACAATTACGTGGAAAACAATGAACAATGATAAACTAAAACAATAAGTTAGGATGATTCTTTCTCCTAAGAGACCATGCATCAAAATTCTGAGAGACGAACATGTATCGAAGATATATACATGTGATCTTGACGACGAGATTCAATCAACATTAAATGATTTAACCAAATGAAAAGATCAGAAACTCAATGAAATGTAAAACCCAGAATGATAACGATTCAACAGATGCAAAAGTTACGTTTAACATTCGACAAAATAAAACAGAATTCCCCATCTGAAAGATGAAACAAGAATTCAATGTAGCAACATAAGAACCAAAGTACGAAGCAAAAATCCATAAAGCAAAAATTCATAAAACAAAGCAACAATGTTAAATTACTCCTCATCAGGACTATCATCTTTCAGAGACTTCATCTCAGTGTCTTCATTGGGAGTCTCAAACTCGTCTAGAGGGAAGGCATCATCGGGAAAGTCCTTATTATAGATCTTCACGGTCTCAAGCATGTcctgaaggaatttacggatgagcggaagcgtgatataacatttattccgtaaaaatcATATACCGCACAaatagaaaaatgtataaaaaggaaaaactgaggaatcgtaaccataactgtgaatcgaagctttataaaaatggagtgctagcagttgctcctcggtgtgtgaagcactctaccggtatccaccaagaatgatcctcttcgatgaacctttttataaaaccgagcttttataaaaatggagtttttgggagagagagggGAAGAAGATGGAGGatagggttttcacaaaaccaaaattgtgtaaatagaataagccatctcattctatttatagggctctcctagggttaaaaaaatatatctttatatatatatattaaccccccacattttatctctataaaatgctttaataataactaaaactattttaatcattatttctttttctaaactatttagaaaataattctctctctcattatttcatcaaagaaaatattcttttatggtgtgaccctgtaggttcaatattatttcggtagtagaaataaataataataaacttttattaattatttatatgaatactaaaattcactaaatataattaactgattaattatatttattctacattgtgagtgatgcttctcaatgtatcgtgactatccggataatatgaattcactgcttaaaataccaagaacttgtcagtgactagttaccgtacaatgaattccttctacccttataatatcccgattaaatacaaggcatggatctcgtgtcaggcctatcaaatttaatcatatgatttcttattcataatgcaaagttcatattaatgcaaattaggaactcctttctaattttatacactctggccagagattccagaactcgcatactaagaataacataggatattctcttcttatactggaaggggtaggtcctctattgacgttaaccATGTCTGTACgcaaatccctatgcccagaatagacctaatggatgtccttgagataaaggactaaaccaaagcacagtttattatatacaagataactttaatgatctcaagtctaatgacacttgtacaactatcacttaaTGAACAattattgacacgtgagtaacctccattagttgttcaacttatcgagtcatgttcagtgaactttttctctaataagcacctacatactagttatggtgtcatcacacaaatgcctatgagaacagacatcctcctgaagggagcaagcatagtatgttccaatctttgcggatccactaacatccgattagttatcctatgaccaggaactgtttaagtctagagttatcatcttctagatctcactattataatctcattataattcttgaagctttactctaaactaaggaacatcttatttaatacactttaaatagataaatcccataataaaatcaaaacaagtcttttattaatttcacaaatcaaataggaatacaagaaagttcttcctaactcatcatacatgattggatttaggacaaacactttcaatctcccacttgaactaaaggcaatcaccctggtatctaatacccatcttctctttatgacgatcaaagtgaatctgagacaatgactttgtgagtgggtctgctacgttgttatgtgtgtcaactctctcaatcttgacatctcctctttcaatgatttccctaatcaaataaaagcgtcgcaaaacatgtttggaatttttatgagacctaggttccttggcttgtgctattgttgcgctgttatcacaatacaacacaataggctcctcaatgctaggaacaactcccaactcagaaacaaatttcctcatccaaacgacTTCTTTTGCAGCCTCTCTTATAGCTATATactctgcttccgctgtggagtcagccgttgtagactgtttggaactctttcaactaatcgcaccaccattcagagtaaacacgtaccctgacatggatttgctatcattactttctgattgaaaactagagtcagtataaccctctattttcaactcagatccaccaccaaaaacaagaaaaatatccttagtccttcgcaagtacgtaaggatgttcttcactgctttccagtggtcttcacctagattggactgatatatgcttgtcacactgattgaataagcaacatcaggcctagtacataatatcgcgtacatgatagatcatattactgaagcataaggaatcttactcatacgctctctttcctcaggtgtcttcggagacatcttttcggaaagggatactccatggctcatcgTTATGAGACCTCTTTTGAATTTTCCATgataaaccttttaagcactttctggatgtatgtaccctgggtaagacctatcattcttctagatctatctctatagatcttcataccgagaatgtaggatgcttctcccaagtccttcatagtgaagttcttcgatagccacactttgattgattgcagcatcggtatatcatttcctataagaagtatgtcatccacatacaatacaagaaatgttaccgcgctcccactagccttcttgtagatacatggtttatctatatttttgataaaaccaaactctatgattgtctcatcaaaatggatgttccatctacgagaagcttgctttaaaccatatatggttcatagaagcttacacactaggtgttcatttcccttggaaaaaaaaccctctggctgtgtcatatacacttcctcttcaagtatcccattgaggaaggccattttcacgtccatttaccagatctcatagtcgtagtaagcaacaatcgcaaacaaaatccgaattgattttaacagggctacaggcgaaaaagtatcatcaaagtcaatcccttgcttttgtctaaatccttttgccacgagcctggccttataggtctccacctggccatctgctccaatctttcttttgtatacccatttgcactcaataggcttcacaccctcaggtgattcaaccaaagtccatacttggttggtatacatagattccatttcggatttcatggcactttgccatttctctgagtcaacactactcatagcctcattataggtcatagggtcgtcatcatcaatgattgacaactcattgtcattctcaatgacaaggccataatacctctcaggttggtgagacactctccctggcctatgaatgggctgttcgacagaaggttgttcagtctggACAGGTGTTTtcacttgattcgtagtagtttgtgctccttgaacttcatcaagttcaattttgctcccactttTTCCTTCAAGGAaaaactgcttttccaagaaggtagcatgtatggagacaaacaccctatgatcggtgtaaaagtaataccctaaagtctttttaggatatgccacaaaactatattttacggatcgagattccagcttatctgggtcaactttcttgacataagctggacatccccaaatcttaacgtgtttaagactcggtttcctttctttctatatctcatatggagtttgaggaacagatttggaatgcaccttattcattaaatatgctgaggtttccaatgcataaccccacaggaatactggaagattcgcatagctcatcatggaccgaaccatgtctaacaaagtttgatttctcctttcagataccccattcaactgtggagtatatggaggagtccactgggagactataaaattttttttaagataatctagaaactctccattcaagtattcaccacctagatctgatcgaagagttataatactatgtttggtttgtttctccacttcatgcttatattgtttgaacttttcaaaggcttcagacttgtgtttcatcaaatacacatatccgaatctagatcgatcatctatgaaagtaatgaagtatgaatatccacccatggcttgcatagacattggtccacatacatctgtgtgtaccaatcctagcaaatctgcagccctctctccatgtccactaaatggagatttggtcattttacccaaagACTCGCctgtaggatatgattcaaaatcaaaggggtcaagtaacccttccttatgcaatgtctgcagtctattttcactaatatgaccaagtctgcagtgccacaaaaaggtgagattttcatcatccctttttcttttattagtatgttcaatttgtagtaaatcatgctctacgtcacatacatacagaccattatttaaaataccacttccataaagaacgttatctct carries:
- the LOC141689596 gene encoding uncharacterized protein LOC141689596 produces the protein MGLGLVLKSTQGDMIAQSVCCDFQATNNEAEYGALIMGLIIAKDMKIKNIDANCDSLLIVNHVKGSYEAKDSKMLAYLDITKGLTNYFDNFSKQQVPRENNVQADVLAGLGAVLKNIDLNNIRVVHIVKPAMERLALGTETMTLDQHDDDTSVDVENWIKRFKDYL
- the LOC141689595 gene encoding uncharacterized protein LOC141689595, whose translation is MMMEFTKLGGIVKWPVKSNKPKASPDSKLWQDYHGDYGHKAYDCVALRKELQFLTRKGYLTEFMTSKKTSYVGNDVSPRSNNVTPLRQPPPPPHHKVINFISGGSDICGVIYSQAKRASKETDIRVTQVGIRNDNMPSLIFNESDKKNIREPQQDGLVISLHVGNCLIKRILVDNGNGANIMMLSTLTQIGLAESDMIKRSTTLVGFSGETKRTLGEITLPTYAQGVNLLEKFCIIDVDSSYNIIMRRPWMHNLKAVPSTYHQVLKFPTPWGT